In a genomic window of Hippoglossus stenolepis isolate QCI-W04-F060 chromosome 15, HSTE1.2, whole genome shotgun sequence:
- the ripk4 gene encoding receptor-interacting serine/threonine-protein kinase 4, with translation MDVPESPNWNMGLLRTFDSSEFGSWEKIGSGGFGQVYKVRHVQWKTCLAIKCPPCLHMDEKERSELLEEAKKMEAAKFRYILPVYGICEDPQGLVMEYMETGSLETLLATEPLPWELRFRIIHETAVGMNFLHCMNPPLLHLDLKPANILLDAHYHVKISDFGLARWNGLSRADDISRDGFCGTIAYLPPESIIEKDRVSDTKHDVYSFSIVIWGVLTQKKPYQGDNNILQIMVKVVKGVRPDLAAVPRCRPTACAGFLSLMQRCWAINPASRPSFQEITSEAEELCSKPQEEPRTPTLSTSEPEPESHNALTSDQVKDNKPVRPKSAMLPEKDYSLSELLSQVDSGISRSFDRVKEDGCHSKENTCKRLSGISSADSAFSSQDSITLSFEKESTYDSAEVQKRKLCEAIRTKDTAKLMKILQPQDVDLLLDGGGSLLHHSITMNNEEALKFLLMNNANPNLANDRGSTPLHLATEKHLKPLAELLLGRRSTNINAKDEDQYTALHWAAQNGDEAITRLLLDRGAAINETDGQGRTPAHVACQHGQENVIRVLLSRGADVQIKGKDNWTSLHLAAWQGHLGIVKLLVKQAVAEVDGQTTDGRTPLHLASKRGQYRVARILIELGANVHILADGLNTPLHVAAETGHTSTSRLLIKHQADIHGQNAHGHTPLHLASQQGHLATVKMLIEEGADPYRSTNALRTPCHLAAENGHCEVLRELLLHCPDAGALSDEQGLSPLHLAVQGGYSDIITMLLPQDCRDLVTESTVLPVAEQPVPLDAKLLQRKVVILKLTEHRDKDCPQSTSSQCASASC, from the exons GGAGCGCTCAGAGCTACTGGAGGAGGCGAAGAAGATGGAGGCGGCCAAGTTCCGATACATCCTTCCTGTCTATGGGATCTGTGAGGACCCTCAAGGCCTCGTCATGGAGTACATGGAGACCGGCTCCCTGGAGACCCTGCTGGCCACCGAGCCGCTGCCTTGGGAGCTCCGCTTCCGCATCATCCATGAGACTGCAGTGGGAATGAACTTCCTCCACTGCATGAATCCACCACTGCTCCACCTGGACCTGAAGCCCGCCAACATCCTGCTGGATGCCCACTATCACGTCAAG ATTTCAGATTTTGGCCTGGCCCGCTGGAACGGCCTGTCACGGGCTGATGACATCAGCAGAGATGGCTTCTGCGGCACCATCGCCTACCTGCCACCCGAGAGCATCATCGAGAAGGACAGGGTGTCAGACACCAAGCACGACGTGTACAG TTTCTCCATCGTGATCTGGGGAGTCCTCACACAGAAGAAACCCTACCAAG GAGACAATAATATCCTGCAGATCATGGTGAAGGTGGTTAAGGGGGTGCGTCCAGACCTTGCTGCGGTGCCACGCTGTCGACCTACAGCCTGTGCAGGTTTCCTGAGCCTCATGCAGCGCTGCTGGGCCATAAACCCTGCGTCCAGACCCAGCTTCCAGG AAATCACATCTGAAGCCGAGGAGCTCTGCTCCAAACCTCAAGAGGAGCCGAGGACCCCAACCCTGTCTACATCCGAGCCAGAGCCTGAGTCCCACAATGCACTCACTAGTGATCAG GTTAAAGACAACAAGCCAGTGCGTCCAAAGTCTGCCATGTTGCCGGAAAAAGATTACAGCCTGTCAGAGCTTCTGAGCCAGGTGGATTCTGGGATCTCCAGGAGCTTTGATCGAGTGAAGGAAGATGGCTGCCACAGCAAAGAGAACACCTGCAAGAGACTGTCTGGaatctcctctgcagattcagCCTTCTCCTCTCAAGACTCTATCACGCTGTCATTTGAGAAAGAAAGCACATATG ATTCTGCTGAGGTCCAGAAGCGGAAGCTGTGTGAGGCCATCAGGACAAAAGACACTGCCAAGCTGATGAAGATCCTCCAGCCTCAGGATGTCGACCTTCTCCTCGACGGAGGAGGCAGTCTACTCCACCACTCCATCACCATGAACAATGAAGAGGCCCTCAAGTTCCTCCTAATGAACAATGCCAATCCCAACCTCGCCAATGACCGTGGCTCCACACCCCTCCACCTGGCCACTGAGAAGCACCTGAAGCCCCTGGCAGAGCTTCTGCTCGGACGCCGCAGCACCAACATCAATGCCAAAGATGAAGACCAGTACACAGCTTTGCATTGGGCTGCCCAGAATGGGGACGAGGCAATCACACGCCTGCTGCTGGACCGGGGGGCGGCCATCAACGAGACTGATGGCCAGGGACGCACCCCGGCTCATGTTGCTTGCCAACATGGTCAGGAGAATGTTATCCGAGTGCTGCTGAGCCGAGGTGCTGATGTTCAAATCAAGGGCAAGGACAACTGGACATCGCTACACTTGGCTGCATGGCAAGGACATCTGGGTATCGTCAAGCTGCTGGTCAAGCAGGCCGTTGCTGAGGTGGATGGGCAGACAACAGACGGCCGCACACCGCTGCATCTGGCATCCAAAAGGGGGCAGTACCGAGTGGCACGGATCCTGATTGAATTAGGAGCAAACGTTCACATTCTTGCCGATGGGTTAAACACGCCGCTACATGTGGCAGCAGAGACGGGTCACACCAGCACCTCTCGCCTCCTGATCAAACACCAGGCAGATATCCACGGCCAGAACGCCCACGGACACACTCCCCTCCATCTCGCCTCCCAGCAGGGCCACCTGGCCACTGTCAAGATGTTGATAGAAGAGGGGGCAGACCCCTACAGGTCCACCAATGCCCTACGCACACCTTGCCACCTGGCAGCAGAGAACGGACACTGTGAAGTCCTGAGAGAGCTGCTCCTTCACTGTCCTGATGCTGGCGCTCTGTCAGACGAACAGGGGCTCAGCCCGCTACACCTGGCAGTGCAGGGCGGATACTCGGATATCATTACTATGCTGTTACCCCAGGACTGTCGGGACTTAGTTACTGAGAGCACAGTGCTGCCAGTAGCTGAACAGCCCGTCCCACTGGATGCTAAGCTGCTCCAGAGAAAGGTTGTCATTCTCAAACTGACTgaacacagagataaagacTGTCCACAATCCACCAGCTCACAGTGTGCGTCAGCATCCTGCTAA